Proteins encoded within one genomic window of Panicum virgatum strain AP13 chromosome 1N, P.virgatum_v5, whole genome shotgun sequence:
- the LOC120657741 gene encoding uncharacterized protein LOC120657741 isoform X2, which translates to MRGICIFKSKLAFLLLCVWMLLGAASAAKIHGNPANDLVALINGKRAASKLPALRNSAGLGCMALQYISECMAMAAAACSSDNTVACQPPEAHITEVYAANCGVELPTVDVISGRLVGCHRERAGPKDALQASAAGNTTNATVILGKEHTQVGAGFDRAHRRGPFFWCLLFSSGSANSTFLLEAGGRGIRQTHGCFSAPDRTSCNAAPRLVGAAAAPALPLLVFLLLSSW; encoded by the exons ATGCGTGGAATCTGCATCTTCAAGTCCAAGCTTGCGTTTCTCCTGCTCTGCGTCTGGATGCTGCTGGGGGCCGCTTCCGCCGCAAAAATCCATG GGAACCCGGCCAATGACCTTGTGGCGCTGATCAACGGCAAGAGGGCGGCGAGCAAGCTGCCCGCGCTGCGCAACAGCGCCGGCCTGGGGTGCATGGCGCTCCAGTACATCTCCGAGTgcatggccatggccgccgcagcCTGCAGCAGCGACAACACGGTGGCGTGCCAACCCCCGGAGGCCCACATAACGGAGGTGTACGCCGCCAACTGCGGCGTGGAGCTCCCCACGGTGGACGTCATCTCCGGCCGCCTCGTCGGCTGCCACCGGGAGCGCGCCGGCCCGAAGGACGCGCTGCAGGCCTCAGCCGCCGGCAACACCACCAATGCCACCGTGATCCTCGGCAAGGAGCACACCCAGGTGGGCGCCGGGTTCGACCGGGCGCACCGCCGGGGGCCCTTCTTCTGGTGCCTCCTCTTCAGCAGCGGCAGCGCCAACTCCACCTTCCTGCTGGAGGCCGGCGGCAGGGGCATCCGGCAGACCCACGGCTGCTTCAGCGCTCCAGATCGGACCTCGTGCAACGCCGCGCCGCGGCTcgtcggcgcggcggctgcgccTGCACTCCCCCTCCTTGTCTTCCTTCTTCTCTCCTCCTGGTAA
- the LOC120657743 gene encoding rac-like GTP-binding protein 5: MSASRFIKCVTVGDGAVGKTCMLISYTSNTFPTDYVPTVFDNFSANVVVDGSTINLGLWDTAGQEDYNRLRPLSYRGADVFLLAFSLISKASYENVSKKWIPELRHYAPGVPIILVGTKLDLRDDKQFFVDHPGAAPISTAQGEELRKLIGAAAYIECSSKTQQNIKAVFDAAIKVVLQPPKQKRKKKKAQKGCVIL, from the exons ATGAGCGCTTCTCGGTTCATCAAGTGCGTCACCGTGGGGGACGGCGCCGTCGGCAAGACCTGCATGCTTATCTCCTATACCTCCAACACTTTCCCCACC GATTATGTTCCAACTGTGTTCGACAACTTCAGTGCCAATGTTGTGGTCGACGGAAGCACCATCAACTTGGGTCTGTGGGATACAGCAG GACAAGAGGACTACAATAGACTGCGCCCGTTGAGCTATCGTGGTGCTGATGTTTTTCTGCTCGCCTTTTCTCTTATCAGCAAAGCAAGCTACGAGAATGTATCAAAGAAG TGGATTCCTGAATTAAGGCACTATGCTCCTGGTGTGCCTATAATTCTTGTTGGGACCAAGCTTG ATCTGCGGGATGATAAGCAGTTTTTCGTTGATCACCCTGGTGCTGCTCCTATTTCCACTGCCCAG GGTGAAGAGCTGAGGAAGCTAATTGGTGCAGCTGCCTACATCGAATGCAGTTCAAAAACCCAACAA AACATCAAAGCAGTGTTTGACGCGGCCATTAAGGTGGTTCTCCAGCCTCCGAAgcaaaagaggaagaagaaaaaggcgCAGAAAGGATGCGTCATTTTATAA
- the LOC120657741 gene encoding uncharacterized protein LOC120657741 isoform X1, with protein sequence MRGICIFKSKLAFLLLCVWMLLGAASAAKIHAPAAGNPANDLVALINGKRAASKLPALRNSAGLGCMALQYISECMAMAAAACSSDNTVACQPPEAHITEVYAANCGVELPTVDVISGRLVGCHRERAGPKDALQASAAGNTTNATVILGKEHTQVGAGFDRAHRRGPFFWCLLFSSGSANSTFLLEAGGRGIRQTHGCFSAPDRTSCNAAPRLVGAAAAPALPLLVFLLLSSW encoded by the exons ATGCGTGGAATCTGCATCTTCAAGTCCAAGCTTGCGTTTCTCCTGCTCTGCGTCTGGATGCTGCTGGGGGCCGCTTCCGCCGCAAAAATCCATG CTCCGGCGGCAGGGAACCCGGCCAATGACCTTGTGGCGCTGATCAACGGCAAGAGGGCGGCGAGCAAGCTGCCCGCGCTGCGCAACAGCGCCGGCCTGGGGTGCATGGCGCTCCAGTACATCTCCGAGTgcatggccatggccgccgcagcCTGCAGCAGCGACAACACGGTGGCGTGCCAACCCCCGGAGGCCCACATAACGGAGGTGTACGCCGCCAACTGCGGCGTGGAGCTCCCCACGGTGGACGTCATCTCCGGCCGCCTCGTCGGCTGCCACCGGGAGCGCGCCGGCCCGAAGGACGCGCTGCAGGCCTCAGCCGCCGGCAACACCACCAATGCCACCGTGATCCTCGGCAAGGAGCACACCCAGGTGGGCGCCGGGTTCGACCGGGCGCACCGCCGGGGGCCCTTCTTCTGGTGCCTCCTCTTCAGCAGCGGCAGCGCCAACTCCACCTTCCTGCTGGAGGCCGGCGGCAGGGGCATCCGGCAGACCCACGGCTGCTTCAGCGCTCCAGATCGGACCTCGTGCAACGCCGCGCCGCGGCTcgtcggcgcggcggctgcgccTGCACTCCCCCTCCTTGTCTTCCTTCTTCTCTCCTCCTGGTAA